From the genome of Cyanobacteria bacterium GSL.Bin1:
TTCTGCCATGACCTCCCCCCCAAAACCTCCCCGTGAAATCTTAGCAGGGATTTATGCTTTTGCTCCGAATCGAGAAACTTTAGGCGGGACAGCTTACTTTATTCTAGGTAAAGCCGGGAATATTTTAGTGGATTGTCCAGGATGGAAGGAAGGGCAAAAATCAGCTTTTCAAGCATTTTTTCAACAGCAGGGCGGGGTGCGTTGGTTATTTATTACTCATCGGGATGGCATGAGTCAAGTCCGTAACCTGCAATCGGATTTAGGCTGTGAAGTGATTGTCCAAGAACAGGAAGCCTACTTACTACCGGAGGTAACACTCACCTCATTTGCCGAAGAAATTACTTTTGGGGAAGCAACGGGCATTTGGACGTGCGGTTATTCTCCTGGATCTTCCTGTCTCTATTTACCCGTTCACGGTGGGGTTTTATTTTCCGGTCGTCATCTCTTAGTTAATCCGGAAGGAAAGCTCATGCCAATTGCGAGTCGTAAAACTTTCCACTGGCGCAGACAGTTAAGAAATGTTGAGAAACTCAAAGCAAAATTTTCTCCTGAAACCTTAAGCTATATTTGTCCAGGGGCAAATACTGGGTTTCTGAGAGGGAAAGGAGTAGTTAAAGATGGGTATCAAAAATTGATTCATTCTGACAGTGAGAACACCTTCTAATCGCTTTGTTGTCTTTTGATTTTTTTCTGCAAACGATTTTGGTTCGATAGTTGTACAAAAAAGACACCCACAACAACGACTCCTAAACCAATGATATCGGTGAGTTGTGGAATATCGCCAAAGGCAAGCCATGCCATTCCCATCGTAACGGGTGGACCGAGATAAAAAAGGCTCGCTACTCGTGTAGCATCTAATTCAGACAGAAGTTTCCACATTAAACCATAAGCACCAAGGGAAACGCCAAGAATGAGCCAGCTTAACGTTGCCACGAATGGTACATTCCATTGTATAGTTAATTTCTCTACTCCGATCGCGGGGAAAAATAGGATGAACGCTGTGGCAAGGCTTTGATAAAACAAATTTTGGCTAACATTGAGAGGAGTCTGAGCTTGCGGTAAAACTTCTCGTCGGCGTTGTAGAAGACTGGCACAGGTAATGGCAATAACAGAACCAAAAGGGATAAAGTAACCAATGGTGGAAGCGTCATTATTGAGTTGGATTCGGGTTCCCACCGCGATCGCGACACCAAGAAAGCCAATGGTTAAGCCAAACCACTGTCGGAGATTCGGGTGTTCTCCAACAACAATTCCCGATAAAGCCCCAGTAACAAGGGGTTGTAGGGCAACGACCAGCGCGACAATCCCTGCGGGAACATTTTGTTCTAAAGCGAGGAGGGCGCAACTGAGCCAAACGCCATGGGCTAAAACTCCGACGAATGCAGTATGAACAAACGTTCCCCGATTGGGAATCACGAAACGATTGCTGGCTTTAAGATACAAGAACAAAATCAGGGTCAATAGCAAATATCGCCAGAATAGTAATGTAAACGTCCCTGTAAAGGGTAAACCGTATTCTGCCCCAATAAAACCAGAGTTCCAGAGTAAGACAAACGCGATCGCGCGCCCAGTCGTTGCTAATTGTGAATTTCCCATGCAACTCAATCCTGATCAAAAAATCATTAAAGCCTCCATCCTACCACCTGCCAAAATCGACAAGAGTATAGCTTAGGATGGAACTTGATTCTTGATCACCAATTTGATATTAAGTGGGAACCGGTTCGCCCGGGCGTAATTTTGCCCATTTTCCGGCTTCTTCGAGGAAACTTTCACAACCAACGACATCCCATTCCACCTCGATGTATTCTTCTCGGGGACGAATGTTAACATTCACCGTCGGTTCAACCGGTTCAAAATTGGGGTTATCCGTAAGGTGAGGTTGTTCGTGCTGCGTTTCTACAGCATGATAGGTTGTGCAGCGATCAACGTAGTGGCAGTTAATACAGATACACATGGTATGCTTTTTTCACCCTGCTTACTTTTAGTGCTAGTTTAGCTTAGGGAAAATTGATTATTCGTTCTTTGTTAACGGTTGTTTGATCAATGCTTTTTGAGGAGTCGTTTCGCAAACCCCTTTCAGTTAGATGAATAGTCCTCTATCCAATCTTCAGTTACCGTTTCCTCAGCAGTGGCTTCCGACCAATACTTGTTTAGTGGGAGGAACGGTTCGG
Proteins encoded in this window:
- a CDS encoding EamA family transporter — protein: MGNSQLATTGRAIAFVLLWNSGFIGAEYGLPFTGTFTLLFWRYLLLTLILFLYLKASNRFVIPNRGTFVHTAFVGVLAHGVWLSCALLALEQNVPAGIVALVVALQPLVTGALSGIVVGEHPNLRQWFGLTIGFLGVAIAVGTRIQLNNDASTIGYFIPFGSVIAITCASLLQRRREVLPQAQTPLNVSQNLFYQSLATAFILFFPAIGVEKLTIQWNVPFVATLSWLILGVSLGAYGLMWKLLSELDATRVASLFYLGPPVTMGMAWLAFGDIPQLTDIIGLGVVVVGVFFVQLSNQNRLQKKIKRQQSD
- a CDS encoding MBL fold metallo-hydrolase; this encodes MCADANKNQTSAMTSPPKPPREILAGIYAFAPNRETLGGTAYFILGKAGNILVDCPGWKEGQKSAFQAFFQQQGGVRWLFITHRDGMSQVRNLQSDLGCEVIVQEQEAYLLPEVTLTSFAEEITFGEATGIWTCGYSPGSSCLYLPVHGGVLFSGRHLLVNPEGKLMPIASRKTFHWRRQLRNVEKLKAKFSPETLSYICPGANTGFLRGKGVVKDGYQKLIHSDSENTF